One Vigna unguiculata cultivar IT97K-499-35 chromosome 11, ASM411807v1, whole genome shotgun sequence DNA window includes the following coding sequences:
- the LOC114169723 gene encoding pentatricopeptide repeat-containing protein At3g63370, chloroplastic encodes MRSLFRCGAAQLHACTITMSTSILSGLKPISVNTLLNQGALKPAFESLTLLSSHPLTPPSRLEHAHSLLLDFCTTEKALPQGQQLHARLLKSHVSAFLATKLVHMYGKCGSLSDALKVFDGITERTIFTWNAMLGAFVSSGKYLEAIELYREMRVRGVALDACTFPSVLKACGALGATRSGAEIHGVAVKCGYGEFVFVCNALISMYAKCGDLDGARVLFDGIMMEKEDAVSWNSIISAHVAGGKCLQALSLFRRMQEVGVESNTYTFVAALQGCEDPSFVKLGMEIHGAVLKSNHFVDIYVANALIAMYAKSGRMEDAVRVFESMLCRDCVSWNTLLSGLVQNELCSDALNYFRDMKGSGLKFDQVSVLNLIAASGRLGNLLKGKEVHAYVIRNGMDSNMQIGNTVIDMYAKCCCVKYMGHAFECMPEKDLISWTTVIAGYAQNECHLEAMNLFRMVQVGGMHVDPMMVGSILQACSELKSKNFVREIHGYVLKRDLADTVLQNAIVNVYGEVGHIDYARRVFESIKSKDIVSWTSMISCFIHNGLPVEALELFYTLNQFKIHPDSVALISALSATASLSSLKKGKEIHGFLIRKGFFLEGPIASSLVDTYAHCGNVENSRKIFNSVKKRDLILWTSMINANGMHGYGSKAIALFKEMTDENVIPDHITFLALLYACSHSGLMDEGKRVFDIMKYEYKLEPWPEHYACMVDLLSRSNSLEEAHRFVRNMPIKPTSEIWCALLSASRIHSNKELGELAAKKLLQSDTENSGKYVLISNIFAAYGRWNEVEEVRFRMKGNGMKKTPGCSWIEVENKIHTFMARDKFHPKSDDICLKLSQFTKLLEKEGYRAQTKFVFHNVSEEEKMQMLYRHSERLALSYGLLVTPNGTSIRITKNLRICDDCHTFFKIASKVSQRTLVVRDANRFHHFERGICSCRDFW; translated from the coding sequence ATGAGATCTTTGTTCCGGTGCGGCGCAGCGCAGCTTCATGCATGCACAATCACCATGTCCACTTCAATCCTCTCAGGTCTCAAACCCATTTCCGTTAACACCCTCCTCAACCAAGGAGCCCTCAAACCCGCTTTTGAATCCTTAACACTCCTTTCCTCTCACCCACTCACGCCCCCCTCGCGTCTCGAACACGCGCATTCTCTCCTCCTTGACTTCTGCACCACTGAGAAAGCCCTCCCACAAGGTCAACAGTTGCATGCCCGTTTGCTAAAGTCTCATGTCTCGGCGTTTCTAGCCACCAAGCTCGTCCACATGTACGGAAAATGTGGCTCTTTGAGCGATGCACTCAAAGTGTTCGACGGAATAACTGAAAGAACTATTTTTACCTGGAATGCCATGCTGGGTGCGTTTGTGTCAAGCGGTAAATACCTCGAAGCAATTGAGTTGTACAGAGAGATGAGAGTCCGTGGAGTGGCGCTAGATGCTTGTACTTTTCCCTCTGTACTTAAAGCGTGTGGTGCTCTTGGTGCAACTCGCTCGGGGGCTGAAATCCATGGTGTGGCTGTTAAGTGTGGATATGGTGAATTTGTGTTTGTGTGTAATGCGCTTATAAGTATGTATGCCAAGTGCGGTGATCTTGATGGGGCCAGGGTGCTGTTTGATGGGATTATGATGGAGAAAGAGGACGCTGTTTCTTGGAATTCTATTATTTCGGCACATGTAGCAGGAGGGAAATGTTTGCAGGCATTGTCGCTTTTTAGAAGAATGCAGGAGGTTGGTGTCGAGAGCAATACATATACTTTTGTTGCAGCTCTTCAAGGTTGTGAGGATCCCTCGTTTGTCAAACTGGGTATGGAGATTCATGGTGCTGTGCTGAAATCTAACCATTTTGTTGATATCTATGTTGCCAATGCTTTGATTGCCATGTATGCAAAGAGTGGCCGTATGGAGGATGCTGTGAGAGTTTTTGAAAGTATGCTTTGCAGGGATTGTGTATCTTGGAATACATTGCTCTCCGGTTTGGTTCAAAATGAGCTCTGTAGTGATGCTCTAAATTACTTTCGGGATATGAAGGGTTCTGGCCTGAAGTTTGATCAGGTGTCAGTGTTAAACTTGATTGCGGCCTCTGGCCGATTGGGAAATTTATTGAAAGGGAAGGAAGTCCATGCCTATGTAATAAGAAATGGAATGGATTCCAATATGCAGATTGGGAATACCGTTATAGATATGTATGCTAAGTGTTGCTGTGTGAAATATATGGGTCATGCTTTTGAATGTATGCCTGAAAAGGATTTGATTTCTTGGACAACTGTTATTGCCGGTTATGCACAGAATGAATGCCATCTGGAAGCAATGAACTTGTTCCGGATGGTTCAGGTGGGTGGGATGCATGTTGATCCCATGATGGTTGGAAGTATTTTACAGGCTTGTAGCGAGTTGAAATCTAAAAACTTTGTCAGAGAGATTCATGGTTATGTTTTGAAAAGAGATTTAGCTGATACAGTACTACAAAATGCCATTGTCAATGTATACGGAGAGGTTGGGCATATAGATTATGCAAGACGTGTATTTGAATCAATTAAATCCAAAGATATTGTGTCTTGGACAAGTATGATTTCCTGCTTTATTCATAATGGTCTTCCAGTGGAGGCTCTTGAACTTTTCTACACTTTAAACCAATTTAAAATTCATCCCGATTCTGTAGCTCTCATTAGTGCACTTTCTGCCACTGCTAGTTTATCTTCATTGAAGAAAGGGAAGGAGATTCATGGGTTTCTAATTAGAAAAGGGTTTTTCTTGGAGGGACCAATCGCTAGCTCCCTAGTGGATACGTATGCTCACTGTGGGAATGTGGAAAACTCAAGAAAGATATTTAATTCTGTAAAAAAGAGAGATCTAATTTTATGGACTTCCATGATTAATGCAAATGGAATGCATGGATATGGAAGTAAGGCCATTGCTTTATTCAAGGAAATGACCGATGAAAATGTTATTCCTGATCATATAACCTTTTTGGCTTTGTTATATGCATGCAGCCATTCAGGGTTGATGGATGAAGGCAAGAGGGTTTTcgatattatgaaatatgaatataaaCTGGAACCCTGGCCAGAGCATTATGCTTGTATGGTTGATCTCCTCAGCCGTTCCAACTCCCTTGAAGAGGCTCATCGTTTTGTGAGAAACATGCCAATCAAACCTACTTCTGAAATCTGGTGTGCTCTTCTCAGCGCTTCCCGCATTCATTCTAATAAAGAACTGGGAGAGCTTGCAGCAAAGAAGCTCTTGCAATCGGATACAGAGAATTCAGGAAAATATGTATTGATATCAAACATCTTCGCAGCATATGGAAGATGGAATGAAGTTGAAGAAGTGAGGTTCAGAATGAAGGGAAACGGCATGAAGAAGACACCAGGATGTAGTTGGATTGAGGTTGAGAATAAGATTCACACCTTCATGGCAAGGGACAAGTTTCATCCAAAGTCTGATGATATTTGTCTAAAACTATCTCAGTTTACAAAACTTCTGGAAAAAGAAGGCTATAGGGCTCAGACGAAGTTTGTGTTCCATAATGTCAGTGAAGAAGAGAAAATGCAGATGTTATATAGACATAGTGAAAGGTTGGCACTTAGTTATGGTTTGCTTGTTACACCAAACGG
- the LOC114169726 gene encoding uncharacterized protein LOC114169726, which produces MSEAPFRPREKLFEKQKYFQNIPKHTYLKGPMDKVTSVAIPLALAATSLYLIGRGIYNMSHGIGKKE; this is translated from the exons ATGTCGGAAGCACCATTTAGACCACGTGAAAAGCTTTTTGAGAAGCAAAAATATTTCCAGAATATCCCCAAGCATACCTACTTGAAGGGACCCATGGATAAGGTTACATCTGTGGCCATACCTCTGGCTTTGGCTGCAACATCACTTTATCTGATT GGACGAGGGATCTATAACATGTCGCATGGAATTGGAAAGAAAGAATGA
- the LOC114169724 gene encoding structural maintenance of chromosomes protein 1A-like yields MATPKQSYEQHQQQTNVLRVRNSGMISVNQSPMRDDKEEEMSRSALAMFRAKEEEIERKKMEVRDKVHAYLGRVEEETKRLAEIREELEGLTDPLRKEVAMVRKKIDSVNKELKPLGQTCQRKEREYKEALDAFNEKNKEKAQLVTKLMELVTESEKLRMKKLEELSKNVDTLN; encoded by the exons ATGGCAACACCAAAACAGTCATATGAACAACACCAACAACAAACAAATGTGCTGCGTGTGAGGAATTCAGGGATGATTAGCGTGAACCAGAGTCCAATGAGAGATGACAAGGAAGAGGAGATGTCAAGATCAGCTTTGGCAATGTTCAgagcaaaggaagaagaaattgaAAGGAAGAAAATGGAGGTGAGGGATAAGGTTCATGCTTATCTGGGTCGAGTAGAGGAGGAAACAAAACGCTTGGCTGAGATTAGAGAA GAGCTTGAGGGTCTGACAGATCCATTGAGGAAGGAAGTTGCAATGGTTAGAAAGAAGATAGACAGTGTGAACAAAGAGTTAAAGCCACTGGGCCAAACCTGCCAGAGAAAG GAAAGAGAGTATAAGGAAGCCCTTGATGCTTTCAACGAGAAAAACAAGGAAAAAGCTCAACTTGTTACTAAACTAATGGAG CTGGTGACTGAAAGTGAGAAACTGAGGATGAAGAAGTTGGAGGAGTTAAGCAAAAACGTAGATACCCTGAACTGA
- the LOC114168397 gene encoding tRNA dimethylallyltransferase 2: MASENTVTSNSTDGDRPKVVVIMGPTASGKSKLAVDLASHYPIEVINADSMQVYRGLDVLANKLPLSHQNGVPHHLLGTVSPNVEFTAKSFRDSAIPIIDDILARSHLPVIVGGTNYYIQALVSSFLLDDSAEDMDESCLGDLPGITQSENSFPGENDGSSYGYDLLKDIDPVAANRIHPNNHRKINQYINLYTRTGVLPSKVFQGKAAENWGQVDNLRYDCCFICVDASLPVLDRYVEQRVDCMMDDGLLNEVYDIYNLNADYTRGLRQAIGVREFEPLLRTCVVKDMYERERELTEGSEKGKTLFNCNLMELVRSSDDTESTILLEEAIEKVKVNTRRLVRRQKRMISRLQTLFGWKIHYVDSTEAISSKSENVWARQVVESAVKIVKSFLSENGSLSSTFGTSDDTGMKIIQRDLWTQYVCKACGDRVLRGLHEWEQHRQGRGHRKRISSLKSKGQFPGFVEQKVEYSQVKNNNMSYDL; encoded by the exons ATGGCGTCAGAAAACACAGTGACTTCAAACTCTACAGATGGTGATCGACCGAAGGTGGTTGTCATAATGGGACCCACAGCTTCCGGGAAGTCGAAGCTTGCCGTTGATTTAGCGTCTCACTACCCCATCGAAGTCATCAACGCTGATTCCATGCAGGTCTACCGCGGCCTCGATGTTCTCGCCAACAAACTCCCTCTCTCTCACCAAAACG GAGTGCCGCATCATCTCTTGGGCACTGTAAGCCCCAACGTGGAATTCACGGCTAAATCGTTTCGGGATTCCGCTATCCCC atTATTGATGACATATTGGCTCGCAGTCATTTGCCTGTTATAGTTGGGGGTACAAATTACTATATCCAG GCTCTTGTGAGTTCATTTCTTCTAGATGATTCGGCCGAAGATATGGATGAAAGCTGTTTGGGTGACCTACCTG GCATCACGCAGTCTGAGAACAGTTTCCCTGGTGAAAATGATGGTTCAAGCTATGGTTATGATCTGCTCAAGGATATTGATCCAGTTGCTGCTAATAGAATCCATCCAAATAACCATAGAAAG ataaatcaatatattaatttgtacACTCGCACTGGTGTTCTTCCTAGTAAAGTTTTTCAAGGAAAGGCAGCAGAG AATTGGGGTCAAGTTGACAACTTAAGATATGATTGTTGTTTTATATGTGTGGATGCATCTCTCCCTGTACTGGACAGATATGTAGAGCAGAGGGTAGATTGCATGATGGACGATGGATTACTCAATGAAGTGTATGacatttataatttgaatgCAGATTATACTAGAGGTTTGCGGCAGGCCATTGGTGTCCGTGAATTTGAGCCTCTTCTTAGAACTTGTGTTGTCAAAGACATGTATGAAAGAGAGAGGGAATTGACTGAAGGATCCGAAAAGGGCAAGACATTGTTTAATTGTAATTTGATGGAGTTGGTGAGATCTTCCGATGATACTGAATCCACAATTCTTTTGGAAGAAGCAATTGAAAAAGTAAAGGTTAATACCAGGAGACTTGTTCGGCGACAG AAGAGGATGATCAGTCGACTGCAGACATTGTTTGGTTGGAAAATACACTATGTTGATTCCACAGAAGCAATATCAA GCAAATCAGAAAATGTATGGGCACGCCAAGTAGTTGAATCTGCTGTGAAGATAGTTAAATCTTTCTTGAGTGAGAACGGAAGCTTGTCATCCACCTTTGGGACTTCAGATGACACAGGGATGAAAATAATCCAAAGGGACCTCTGGACTCAATACGTTTGCAAG GCTTGTGGAGATCGCGTTCTTAGAGGATTACATGAATGGGAACAACACAGACAAGGTCGGGGGCACCGAAAACGTATTTCAAGTCTTAAGAGCAAGGGCCAATTTCCTGGTTTCGTGGAACAGAAGGTTGAGTATTCTCAGGTGAAGAATAACAATATGTCGTATGACTTGtga
- the LOC114170631 gene encoding dehydration-responsive element-binding protein 1B-like produces MINMKNMKNNESTCSISLSPPNPNPLCDSPNPSHKRKAGRKKFRETRHPVYRGVRQRNGNRWVCEIREPLKKSRIWVGTYPTPEMAARAHDVAVLALNGLSANFNFPDSVSLLPLAKSSSAADIREAAKAATVHTVDTVDDTFTPNTDFSCSSRGNSGFEENGNAEESFLNMNMHNDESETVFFDEEALYNMPGFLDSMAEGLLITPPSRALDWDHSDSEIDLTLWNN; encoded by the coding sequence ATGATTAACATGAAGAACATGAAGAACAACGAATCTACTTGCTCCATTTCACTGTCTCCGCCAAACCCTAATCCACTCTGCGATTCTCCGAATCCGTCTCACAAGAGAAAAGCAGGTAGAAAGAAGTTTAGGGAGACACGGCACCCTGTGTATAGGGGTGTGCGCCAAAGAAACGGTAACAGATGGGTGTGTGAAATTAGGGAACCACTGAAAAAGTCAAGGATTTGGGTAGGGACATACCCTACTCCTGAAATGGCTGCTAGGGCACACGACGTGGCTGTTTTAGCCCTTAATGGCCTCTCTGCTAACTTCAATTTCCCCGATTCTGTTTCTCTTCTTCCCCTCGCCAAGTCTTCTTCTGCTGCAGATATAAGGGAAGCAGCAAAAGCTGCTACTGTTCATACTGTTGATACTGTTGATGATACTTTCACGCCAAACACTGATTTTTCTTGTTCCTCTCGAGGCAATTCTGGTTTTGAAGAAAATGGGAATGCTGAAGAGAGTTTTTTGAACATGAACATGCACAACGATGAGTCTGAAACAGTGTTCTTTGATGAGGAGGCACTGTATAATATGCCAGGTTTTTTGGATAGTATGGCAGAGGGTTTGCTAATTACACCACCCTCTAGAGCACTGGACTGGGACCATTCTGATTCTGAAATAGACCTTACACTGTGGAATAACTGA